In Ignavibacteriales bacterium, the sequence ATTCTCAATCCGGAAGCGCTCACCATCGGTTTCTCGCGGCGTTTTGCAACATACAAGCGCTCGACTCTTCTTCTCCGAAATCCCGAGCGTCTCATCAATATCTTGAACAATAAAGAACGGCCTGTGCAAATCATCTTCGCTGGTAAAGCACATCCGAATGACAATCCAGGCAAGGAACTTATTCGCCAAATAATTCACTTCGAGCGCCGTCCTGAAGCGCGCAGGCGAATGGTCTTTATCGAAGATTATGATATGGTTGTTGCACGCTACCTCGTACAGGGTGTTGATGTGTGGCTCAATACACCGCTCCGTCCTATGGAAGCCAGCGGAACAAGCGGTATGAAAGCGACGCTCAACGGAGCAATAAACGTGAGCATTCTCGATGGCTGGTGGGCTGAGGCATGCTGCGCGAACACCGGCTGGGCGATCGGCCGCGGAGAAGAATATCGCGATGAAGAATACCAGAACGAAGTGGAATCGAATGCACTTTTCGATCTTCTTGAAAAAGAAATCATTCCATTGTTCTATTCCCGAACAGCAGATAACCTGCCCCGCCCGTGGATTAGCAAGATGAAAAGCGCTATGCGCGTCATTGGACCGGAGTACAACACCAACCGGATGGTGCGCCAGTATACAGAGGAAATGTACCTGCCGGCTCTTCAGCGTGCCGAAGCTCTTTCTCAAAATAAACTAGAACGGGCGAAGCAACTCGCTGCTTGGAAACAAAATCTCCGTAATAATTGGAACACACTCAAAATTCTCGATATCAAGATAGATAAACACGACGGCTTCAAAGTCGGCGATGAATGTATTGTTCACACCTGGCTGGATTTGGGTAAACTCAATCCGGAAGATGTATCGGTAGAAATGTTTTTTGGACCGCTCGACGCAAAAGGCGACATCGATGCAGCAAAAACATTGCCAATGCAGTTCCATAAAAAAATAAATGATGATACGTTTGAGTTTATCGGGAACATCAAACTTGAATCCAGCGGACGAATGGGGCATACTGTTCGCGTGCTGCCAAAACACCCGGACATTGACAGCCCATTCCGCGAAGGATTAATTTTGTGGGCGTGAAGAGGAATAAAAGTAAAAAATTCAAATGAGTTTCGAGATTCGATAGAGAAAGAAAATTTCTCATGAATTCATTAAAAAATTTATTCCTCTGCATTTCCTGCCTTATTGGAATTATTCTCATACAACCAGCAAAGGCCCAATCCAGCGAAGCGATCGTGGGCAACATTCGAATTCAAGCCCTATCTGAAAATCTTATGAGGATTGAACAAAAAGGACCGAAGGGCTTTGAAGACCGAAACACTTTTACTGTGGTCGATCGGAACTGGACCGGAGAATCGATAAAGACTCAAGAGCTGGGAAGTCAAGCAATTCTCACAACTTCAAAATGCCAGATCGAGCTGCCCAAGAATTGCCATTCACTCGAAGGAATCTTCATTCAGTTGAAGAACGGTAAAAATCAATATCGATTTAAAGGAATGCCACCCGCGGGATTTTTTCCGGATCCTGTCAGTAATGATCAGATATGGATTCTCTCCGACAATCCACGATTGGTACCGCCTGAATGGGGCGCGACGACGCCGCCTGAAAAATTCAAGGATCATCCCGCTTCCGGCTGGGATACAACAAATAATGCAGATGATGTCTATATATTCATTATTGAATCAGGGCATTATAATGACTTTAGAAAAGATTTCCTGAAACTCACCGGACCGACTCCTTTGCCTCCGCTTTTTGCTTTTGGTTTATGGGACAGCCGTTACCATCCTTACACCGAAGAGACGGCGCTTCAAACCATCGACATATATCGAAAAAAACAGATACCGTTAGATATGTTCGTTGTGGATACCGACTGGCGGCTTGGAGCTTCCCACGGTTATACGACGAATGATTCATTGTTCCCCGATATGAAAAGATTTATTAGCAGAGCACATGGAAAACATGTGCGTCTCATGTACAATGACCACCCTGAAGCACAAACCAAGACAGCATTGGATCCTGCAGAAATTCAATATCGATGGAACGGATTGACGAGCCTTTTCGATAAGGGTATTGATATCTGGTGGTACGACCGCAACTGGTACACCGGACTCCAAGAACCTATGCCGGGTATTAGTAAAGAGGTCTGGGGTATGCGTTTGTACCATGACATAACAGAAAAATTTCATCCTGAGAGACGACCTCTCATAATGTCAAATGTTGATGGCATCGATAACGGTGTATGGAACACTCCTTCACATCCGGCCTCCCACAGATTTCCAATTTGGTGGACCGGTGATCAAAAATCACGATGGGAGTATCTGGAAACCGGTATCGCCAATGGTGTCAACAGCGGTATTTATAGAATGCTGCCTTATGTAAATGAAGACCTTGGAGGGCATACGGGCGGCAATCCGGAACCGGATCAATACGTACGGTGGGTGCAATACGGAGTTTTTTCACCCATTACACGGCTGCACTGTACACGTGGATTAACACGCTACCCCTGGGAATATGGAGAACAAGCCGAACGAATTACGACCGATTACATCCGGCTGCGGTATCGGCTTCTGCCGACACTCTATGCAGCAGCTCGCCGAGCGTATGATGATGGAACACCCATTATGCGCCGCTGTGATCTTGAATGGCCCAATGAACCTGATGCCAAACGGGATCTGCAGTTTCTCTTCGGAGAAGATTTACTTATCGCACCCTTCGCTCTCAGCAAAACAAAAGACGTTGCAGTGCCGATTCGTAACTTACAAACTCCCGACGGAAAGCCGGGACTTCGTGGTGAATACTTTGATAACCAAGACGTAAAAGGTGATCCGGTATTTGTCCGTATGGATTCCACTTTAAATTTTATCTGGAGAACAGTGAGTCCAGATCCGAGAATCCCTGCCGATCACTTCTCTATTCGCTGGACTGGAAAAATTTTTCCATTGAAAGATAATGGAGTATTCAGGATTAAGGTTGTCTCGGATGATGGAGTTCGAGTTTGGATTGACGACAGCTTGATTGTCGATGCCTGGCACGATCAGGCTGCTACTGACTATCCCATTGCAGTGAATTTGGAACCAGGTCATTCCTATTCAATACGAATTGAATATTTTGAAAATGCAGGCGGTGCACAATTTCAACTTATACGAACTATCGATACCGAGCAGGTTTTTAGAGCATGGATTCCACCCGGAAGTTGGCAGGATATTTGGACGGGAAAAGAACTGAAAGGTCCAAAAATGATCATTTTGCAACCGGAGTTATGGAAGTGCCCTGTCTATGTCCGTACCGGCGGTATTGTTTTTTCTTTGCCGCAAATGCAATACACCACGGAACAGGCGTGGAATAAAATAATAGTCGATGCTTTTGTCTCTTCAGAAAACACTATCAGTACATCACGCATCCTCTACGAAGACGATGGTTTATCGCCTGATTATCAGAAAGATGCTTTCTGTAAAACGCCGGTCACTCTGGCAAAGAACAAGGACGAGATACAGTTTGTCATCGACAGGAAACAAGGAAACTATAACGGCGCAATTTCTTTACGAGATTGGGTCATCAGGTTGAATTTGCCGGAGAACAGCAACCCAAAAAACATTAAGGTCAATGAAAAAAAACTGGAACTCAATTCCTCGGATGAAGCAGTTCTGATCACACAGTCTGAACTTCAAGAAGAAACCATGCCCTTCAAGGGTGCCGGCAGCAAACCTCGACCGATGGCGGGCCCTATTCTCGAATTGACCATCCATCAACAAGATGTTTTGAAACCTATTCAGATTTCGTTCAAATTAAAATAGATGAGAAGCGAACACTGCAGTATTTGATGATCACAGGTCCACTCGTCCACCGTTTTCAAGAACACGTATCTTGCTGGCCACGCCATATCGCTTTGCTTGTTCAAGAAGGAGAACAGGCGGTTCATTGAGCGGTTCATCGCTTATTTTGAATGTACCCCAATGAATGGGGATAAGAACCTCAGCTTTAAGATCAAGAAACGCCTTGACCGCTGTTTGCGGATTGAGGTGGATTTCACGAAACCATTCATACGGTTTATAGGCGCCAATAGGAAGAAGAGCGGCTTTGATGCAAAAGCGTAAAGAGATTTCTTTGAAATGTTCGCCATACCCTGTATCGCCCGCGAAATATGTCACGCTATCATTTTTCTCGATAACATAACCGCAGCATAGTTGTTTGATCCGCTGAAGAGGCATACGGTTGCTTTTATGTTTTGCCGGAACACAGGTTATTCGTATTTGATTGTAGTCAATCGTCTGCCACAAGTTCATTTCTACAACTGTTGTAAAGCCGGCATTGCAGGCATACTTGGCATCACCGAAAGGGACAAGAACCGTCGATTGGTTTCGCCGATATAACCTGCGGAGTGTTCTCATGCTCAGATGATCATAATCGTTGTGTGAGATCAGTATATAATCGATACGCGGGAGGTCGTCAAATGGTATGCCCGGTTTCTGTAAGCGGGGCGCAATCCATCCGACAGATCTGGTGTAGATTGGATCAGTGATGATATGCACATCATCGATCCGGATAAGTACCGTTGCATGGTTTATTAGAGTGATGCTCGTGCTCATATTCGACTCAAATGTTTCTCTGACAACTTAGCAAAACGGGCAGGCAGAATCAATCTTTTGGCAGCTATACCGTCTTGAACAGAGGTGATTCATTGAAATCGGAAATTTCATCGCTCAGTGTCGAGAGGATATACCAAAACATTTTCAAAATATTGAATGAGACGAATTCAAAAAAAGTTGTACCACAAAGCGGGACGACATTTTCATGCCTCCGGCCGCCAAGCCATGTGCATGGAATAATAATTTTGAATGAATCCATCGGGGATGAATATATTCAACCCCTACAATAGATGCTTCCGAATATGATTACGCCGTTTATTTTTCAATAATAAAGGCGGCGTCGATTTCAAATAATAATTCATCTCTGCAAACATCTGCTACGACATGTACGGAAGGAGCGCTTGAAATACCGGTTTCCTCAGCTATTTTTTGATAAATAGAAAAATCCTGCTTGCGTTTTAAAAACACGGTCGCCTCACAGAGATCCTGCAGTGTTGCTCCTTCAGGAGCGATTAAAGCAGAAACCACTTTCAACGTTTGTTTCATTTGGGCAGCAGGATCTCCGATAAAAACGCTTCTTCCCTCTTCATCGATTGAAGCTGTGCCGGAAACAAGTATCAATTTACTTTGGGCTTCTTCAATGACAACAGCGCGTGAAAACGCAGATCCATATCGATACGGGGATCTCTGTTTTGTGCCATAGATAGGACGTACCTTGATCGTACTCTTTGGAGAACTGTGGACGGCAAGTACATCCATCACAGCCGCACGTCCCGATGGATTTCTTCCCTCGATCCCCGTGCTCGCGGGAAGATAGATCTCTTCTGCCTGTACTTGTTCGGTCTTACCGATAAAACCGTACTCAGAATAACAATGATTTCGTACAACATTGAAATCATCGTACCAATCAAGAATATCCGATATGTAAATCCATGTTCTCACTACATCTTGGTATGCAGATCCTTGAGCACGAAGAAGTCTTTCTGCTTGATGAAACATTGCTTCTGATTGAACTTTCTTATTTGAATGTCCGACTCCGTTGGTATTACCGCCGTCAATACTCTGGAGCATATAAAATGTTGAGCCATTGATATTCCATGTTCGTCCTTTCGGAATACCATCATCGCTAATGGTCCGGATATCTGTACCCGAGGCAGGGTTTAAAGCTCTTATTTGGAAACCGGCTATTGTATTCTCAAAGCATGATTCCCCTTCAATAAAAGTGACAGGAGTATTACTTTGTATGTGATGCTTCTCCAATGCGCGAACTCGAGCTTGTTGGATTTGTCGCTGCAGTTCCACGCTGGCGAAGCATCGTTCATGAATAATCTGGCTCGAAGAAGCTGTCAATATCTCGGCTATTCTGCTGTAGATTTCCTCTATTGTTTTTTCCGGATTTGCATCTTTTTCTGTGATAGAGATACTAAGAAACAACTGATTATGCAATGATGTACTATAAAGTTTATATGTGGGATGTAACTCGAAAGAACGTTGAATCATCTCATTTGCTCGCTTTGCGGTTTGTCGTATTCTTTTTGCCCGATAGATCATCGGGGGCAACAGATTTTAACTTGTTCTCATTACTATTTAAAAGCACATTCGGATCTAATTTCGCTGTCAGAGCATCCTTTTCTGAAAAAGCCGCCTTTGCAAGAATTTGTGGACTAACACGAATTGGTTCCTTAGTGAATTCCGGAACGTTATAAAGTTCTAAACAGGTTTCGTAAAACAAAGGATTCTCCTGTGGGAGAACAAACGGCTTGGATACATTTCCCATTGAATCAATGTGACTGAAATATGGCATGGTGATTAAATTATCGTATCGTTTGCTCGAGAATACAAACCATCGACTGTTACTTGACCATGAATGAAACGAATCAGCCTTATCGCTGTTTATATCTAACTTCTTCCATGTACCACTTGCTACATCCAACAAATATAAATCGGCGCTCGGAAGATAGATCGGGAACTGACTATATTGAGCTGCCGTGAAGAGAACAAAGCGGCCGTCTGGTGATACCCTTGGTTCAGTGATGCTTAATCCAATATCATTGGAAGAAATTACGGTTTCGAGTTTTCCCCAGCCGCGACTTACGGGATCGTATGCAATCCGCATTAAATCGTATTTGATTTTATTGTATACGAAATCATCGGGTTGATGAAGGTTTTCAAATGTTTCTAATTTCGGAGCGCTGCAGAAATACAGGAATTTACCATCAGGGGACCACGCAGGCCAATTTTCCATGCGTTCAGGGCTGGAAATCTCCGGTGTCGTTGTAATGGTGTTTGTTGGAATATCGTACAGAACAATGTCCGAATATGTGTCAAGCACATCGCGGCATTCACCTATCTGATGGAAGAACAATTGCAATTTGCTGACTGAAAACGCAATTAATTTACCGGACGGATGCCACGCTGGATAAGCGGTTGCTCCGTTGAACTTGGTTTTCGTATCGATTCTTTGGACTTTGCCGTCCACGATCAATAGCATTGAAGTACTAGGTGCTCCTCGTAAATGGAGAAGCCATCGATCGGTTCCGTTCTGCCAGAAATTGTGACAGTTCATACAATTGTTCGACGTCATCTGGTTGAGAAGAATCGGTTTTTCGTCAAAGGTTTCGAGGCTGCGCTGAAAAATACCCATTTTTCTATAATGGTTATACAGGGGACCGAATCTTCGGTACGTAAGATAGCCATCCATAGATTCCTGTGCGATCCGGTTCACTACGGAATCGAAACGAATCCATTGATTAGCCTGATTCTTAATAAAGATATCTAAGATGAGTTGTTGTCCAAGGTTTTCTGCAAGCAAGTTATTCCATGACTCCTTGGGGATATGGATGTTCCCAGAATTGTTTTGAATTCGAATCGATTCCCCATGATGGGAATGTATCCGGACGAAATACTCTTGGCCAGATTCTTTAATAGAAAAATTAAGAGGTGTGATGTTAGGGGGAATTTCTATGCCGGAATAATCAGGCTCAATGACCGCGCGTCGGCCTATGGATTGAACGTCTGTTCTTCCCTCAGGTGTTGTTGAGCAACCAACACACAGAAAGAGAATCCCAATAAATGTTATCCAGCGGACAGTCGTTTTGATATTACTATTGATATTCATTTTGATTTTCCGATTGCCTTGAAGAAGGTTTGACAAACATCAAATAATACCAATAGGTATCGCCAAATTGTATTTTCAGATATTGCTGTGCGCTGTTTTTGTTTCCTCCATATTTGCGAAAAATTTGTTCGTATTCAACAAATCGATTGAAGTTGAGCGGATGAACTATTTTTTTCAACTGACTCAGATCGAATTTTGGAGTTAATGCTGCGTTAACCATCAGCGCTTCTTGAACATGGCGAGGGATTTTGAAAGATGTCATTGCAGCTATATAAGGAATAAGATTCCAAATTTCCTTTACATTGCCATTCAATAAATAACATGCGATTAAATATTCAAATGCCATTTTATTTTTAGGATTCTGCTTTAGCAATAACTCGAGTTCAGGTAAAGTCGGTCCCGCGACCGAGATTAAATCCTCGACGAGCATGCATGACCGGATGTATTTGTACTCGCTGTTGAGATCAAGTTCTAATGGATTTTCATTGAGCCGTATGAGGTCCTCTGCGATTTTTTCCTTGAAAGGAACTTTCTTTAGATTCAGGAAAAACCGGTTAGCTGCCTTATGATCACCCTTCACCATATAAACCATCCCAAGCCGTTTTAAAAGATCAGGAGTGTGCCCCTTATGCTCAAGAGCTTCGGATGCCCAATGTTGGGATTCATTCACCAACCCTAGTTTCCAGCTCACATTGCTCGCTTCTTCCGACCATGCGAGACACCATGTTTGATTCATCAAAAGACCGGCCATTCCTTTAGATTGAGGAAAGGCAAACATACTATCAAGAAGCTTGTCTGTTTGAAAGAGAGCAAGGTTGGTTTGACATAAAAGGAGAGGAGTCTCGATCGTACTATGACGAGTCAACTCGAGCACGTCCGTCCAATGTTCCTCACTTACAGCCCGGTTGACTTGGATAACAAGCTTTTTTATGTCATTGGTAGAATCCTTCGCCAACAGAATTGTTCCACTTAACAAGAAGATTGTTCCAGCCGCCAATTTCCAACCATAGGCAATTCTGGTCAATTTTGAGAATTGTTTCCGAATTCCGGGTAACGTTACAATAAATGTGATCAAAAGTGTTAGTAGAAAAAAAGCAGGGATACTGTATGCGATGATCCAGAAATCGATCGAATTCTCAAAAGTCAAGTTATGCAAATATGCCTGTTTCAGATTGATGAGAAAAACAGACCTCGATGCCGCGAAGGGCAGAAGGGCAGAGATCAACAAAAATAAAAAGCCGTTGACAAAATTTCTTTTAAAAAGAAGATTCTCCAATCCATAGAGAACTGCAAACAAGAGAAAAGCACCACCAGTGAACCAATATAATAAAACGATAATAACCAAGCCCAATCCTAAACGAATCACCTGCTGTTTTGGTGACCAACGAATGTATAAAACCAGAATGAATAAATTAATAATTATTGCTAATGTAACACTCAGATCAAAATCGTAATTGCTGTAAAGAACGATTAAAAGACAAGCCGGAATCAGATGGAATGTATGAAGTGTATGATTTTCTGTCAGGGTTTCTATCCATTTTCTGGTTAAGAACCCAACGATCCAAAAACAAACAGCTAAAAATAAGGAACTTAAAAAATCGGAAAACCAGAATTGCATTAGAAATGCCGAGAGCCAATTGACTAACCCACCTGGGGTTTTAAAAAAATCATATAGAAAATCAGATCCGCTTAAGAAGACAGGTGCGTGTACTTCGAGAATGAAAATGGGATGAATTCGAAGTAAAAGGTAAAAGAAACATGCCAGAAGAAAAATGCCTTCTTGAACCCAGACACTTATTTGCGCAAGTCGATATTTTTCACTTAACAGGTTCATTCTTTTTAACCGTATTATGGATAAATGCATCATTGAAAATATACAAAATTGTCTCTAACTCCAAATGGAACATGGTCGGACTTACACGTTTCTCGAAATATGGAAGGGTTTGAGGAATATATTTCAACCGTAATGCAGAACGCACTTCATAGAGAGTTTGCAGGATGAATGAATACAAAAAATTGTTTCGTTTGAAGAATGGATAGCAATTGAGGGAGTTACTAAATCACGAGAATGCCCTCCGCTTGTTAGTAAAATTCGGTGGATTAATATATACCTTACCACATCAGATCGTTCATGATCTCCTGGAAATGACCAGTAATTTCTCACTACAAACAGTACGCCCCATATTCATCTGGATAAAATACAGACTTGGCGGCAGCCGCTGTAAGTGGAGCGTGTATGCAAATTGATTATTTACTTTTGATGCTGATGTTCGAAAAATCTCTTGACCAAGAAGATTGAAGAGCTGGATCGAAACCTCGCCGCGATAAATATTTTCTACTTCTACCCGAGAAGAGGATGAAGGTGGGTTAAGAGAGAGTTTCAGAACGTTGGCAGATATCGGTTGCTTGTTTTCAATGCTGGTTGCGTTCCCAGCAACCAATCTCACATGGCCAAAATAATCAGCGTTTTGCCAATGCAAGTTTCCTGGTGATGGTTCCCAAACAGAACCGAACAGGTTGGCAATAAGTCATTGCCTCATATTAAATGCTCCCGGAGCGAAGAAGTTGCCATAAAATTCTACGCACATAACTATCAGACTCTCCTCCTGACCAACAGCGACCAAACCGGATATGACCGACCGCCGATTTCTGATGACCAAATTCTCAGTACTTCTGCAGACTGGTGGAGGTTGAAGAAATTTCTTCGTATTATTTTTATATTCGTGATAATGATTTTATGATTCAGTTCGAAGGGTACAATGCACATGAAACTTTCTCTTCAAAATAGAATTTTCATCATCGTTGGGATTTTTACAGTTCTTGCGCTTCTCGCTGTGTGGACAGTCCTGCGCTCAAAGTACGAAGCATCGGTAATCACCGAGCGCATGAATACAATCCGGCATGTGCAATCCTATGCCATTGAAGATCTGGATCACATCATCGCAAGTTGGTCGGATGTTACACGCTTCATCGCCTTGCAGGTCATGGAACGCCCTAAAGAAGGGGAAATCGTTCTCCGTTCTATGGTCACGCTGCATCCGGAAATTATCCAAATAAAAATTCGATCACTGAAGCTCTCTGATGAACTGACGAGTCAGAACACAGCGTATCCACCGCCGAATCCGCAGGTCAAAGACAGCAATTGGGTTC encodes:
- a CDS encoding PA14 domain-containing protein, coding for MNSLKNLFLCISCLIGIILIQPAKAQSSEAIVGNIRIQALSENLMRIEQKGPKGFEDRNTFTVVDRNWTGESIKTQELGSQAILTTSKCQIELPKNCHSLEGIFIQLKNGKNQYRFKGMPPAGFFPDPVSNDQIWILSDNPRLVPPEWGATTPPEKFKDHPASGWDTTNNADDVYIFIIESGHYNDFRKDFLKLTGPTPLPPLFAFGLWDSRYHPYTEETALQTIDIYRKKQIPLDMFVVDTDWRLGASHGYTTNDSLFPDMKRFISRAHGKHVRLMYNDHPEAQTKTALDPAEIQYRWNGLTSLFDKGIDIWWYDRNWYTGLQEPMPGISKEVWGMRLYHDITEKFHPERRPLIMSNVDGIDNGVWNTPSHPASHRFPIWWTGDQKSRWEYLETGIANGVNSGIYRMLPYVNEDLGGHTGGNPEPDQYVRWVQYGVFSPITRLHCTRGLTRYPWEYGEQAERITTDYIRLRYRLLPTLYAAARRAYDDGTPIMRRCDLEWPNEPDAKRDLQFLFGEDLLIAPFALSKTKDVAVPIRNLQTPDGKPGLRGEYFDNQDVKGDPVFVRMDSTLNFIWRTVSPDPRIPADHFSIRWTGKIFPLKDNGVFRIKVVSDDGVRVWIDDSLIVDAWHDQAATDYPIAVNLEPGHSYSIRIEYFENAGGAQFQLIRTIDTEQVFRAWIPPGSWQDIWTGKELKGPKMIILQPELWKCPVYVRTGGIVFSLPQMQYTTEQAWNKIIVDAFVSSENTISTSRILYEDDGLSPDYQKDAFCKTPVTLAKNKDEIQFVIDRKQGNYNGAISLRDWVIRLNLPENSNPKNIKVNEKKLELNSSDEAVLITQSELQEETMPFKGAGSKPRPMAGPILELTIHQQDVLKPIQISFKLK
- a CDS encoding MBL fold metallo-hydrolase; the encoded protein is MSTSITLINHATVLIRIDDVHIITDPIYTRSVGWIAPRLQKPGIPFDDLPRIDYILISHNDYDHLSMRTLRRLYRRNQSTVLVPFGDAKYACNAGFTTVVEMNLWQTIDYNQIRITCVPAKHKSNRMPLQRIKQLCCGYVIEKNDSVTYFAGDTGYGEHFKEISLRFCIKAALLPIGAYKPYEWFREIHLNPQTAVKAFLDLKAEVLIPIHWGTFKISDEPLNEPPVLLLEQAKRYGVASKIRVLENGGRVDL
- a CDS encoding RidA family protein yields the protein MIQRSFELHPTYKLYSTSLHNQLFLSISITEKDANPEKTIEEIYSRIAEILTASSSQIIHERCFASVELQRQIQQARVRALEKHHIQSNTPVTFIEGESCFENTIAGFQIRALNPASGTDIRTISDDGIPKGRTWNINGSTFYMLQSIDGGNTNGVGHSNKKVQSEAMFHQAERLLRAQGSAYQDVVRTWIYISDILDWYDDFNVVRNHCYSEYGFIGKTEQVQAEEIYLPASTGIEGRNPSGRAAVMDVLAVHSSPKSTIKVRPIYGTKQRSPYRYGSAFSRAVVIEEAQSKLILVSGTASIDEEGRSVFIGDPAAQMKQTLKVVSALIAPEGATLQDLCEATVFLKRKQDFSIYQKIAEETGISSAPSVHVVADVCRDELLFEIDAAFIIEK
- a CDS encoding DUF6057 family protein, which gives rise to MNLLSEKYRLAQISVWVQEGIFLLACFFYLLLRIHPIFILEVHAPVFLSGSDFLYDFFKTPGGLVNWLSAFLMQFWFSDFLSSLFLAVCFWIVGFLTRKWIETLTENHTLHTFHLIPACLLIVLYSNYDFDLSVTLAIIINLFILVLYIRWSPKQQVIRLGLGLVIIVLLYWFTGGAFLLFAVLYGLENLLFKRNFVNGFLFLLISALLPFAASRSVFLINLKQAYLHNLTFENSIDFWIIAYSIPAFFLLTLLITFIVTLPGIRKQFSKLTRIAYGWKLAAGTIFLLSGTILLAKDSTNDIKKLVIQVNRAVSEEHWTDVLELTRHSTIETPLLLCQTNLALFQTDKLLDSMFAFPQSKGMAGLLMNQTWCLAWSEEASNVSWKLGLVNESQHWASEALEHKGHTPDLLKRLGMVYMVKGDHKAANRFFLNLKKVPFKEKIAEDLIRLNENPLELDLNSEYKYIRSCMLVEDLISVAGPTLPELELLLKQNPKNKMAFEYLIACYLLNGNVKEIWNLIPYIAAMTSFKIPRHVQEALMVNAALTPKFDLSQLKKIVHPLNFNRFVEYEQIFRKYGGNKNSAQQYLKIQFGDTYWYYLMFVKPSSRQSENQNEYQ
- a CDS encoding T9SS type A sorting domain-containing protein; amino-acid sequence: MHWQNADYFGHVRLVAGNATSIENKQPISANVLKLSLNPPSSSSRVEVENIYRGEVSIQLFNLLGQEIFRTSASKVNNQFAYTLHLQRLPPSLYFIQMNMGRTVCSEKLLVISRRS